In Leopardus geoffroyi isolate Oge1 chromosome D1, O.geoffroyi_Oge1_pat1.0, whole genome shotgun sequence, a single window of DNA contains:
- the SPTY2D1OS gene encoding putative transmembrane protein SPTY2D1OS — protein sequence MIVLGWMLFVGLACYMGTFPEFTPPTLKWKEKWPVQESKTRLRSLALDEEPQL from the exons ATGATTGTGCTTGGCTGGATGCTTTTTGTTGGACTTGCATGTTACATGGGCACATTTCCAGAGTTCACG CCTCCAACTCTGAAGTGGAAAGAGAAGTGGCCTGTTCAGGAGAGCAAGACACGACTGAGGAGCCTGGCTTTGGATGAAGAACCACAACTATGA
- the SPTY2D1 gene encoding protein SPT2 homolog isoform X1, whose translation MDFREILLIASKGQGVNNVPKRYSLAVGPPKKDPKVKGVQSAAVQAFLRRKEEELRQKALEEKRRKEELVKKRIELKHDKKARAMAKRTKDNFHGYNGIPVEEKSKKRQVMESHTSQGTEQEYGMEEDDEFLEYNQAESEQEYEEEQEPPKVESKPKVPLKSAPPLMNFTDLLRLAEKKQYEPVEIKVVKKTEERPMTAEELREREFLERKQRKKRAETDARLPPAKKAPSQKESVGTKLGKHPSSRGTPLPHAEKKSRPSTANEKHLSVSSSKSMPGERTKAGSGNCSQPLLREGHDRPVFNGAGKPHSSTYSPSVPKTSAKGPQKSATEHKAKKSPPHPSHSRPGPVVTPHNKAKSPGVVRQPGSSSSSAPGRPSTGTARPTVSSGPMPRRQNGSPSSGPERSVSGTKRPASDLNLSGRTLSGTSGPGHPANSSSGPGRPTTGSGDSRKSLGSSGGPGRPVSSPHDLRRPVSGSGPPGRPVSGPGRPVNGPGRPVSGPGRPVSGSVPAGRTVSSSGPGRPVSSLGPGRTVSSSGLPLKPKCTVVSETISSKNIISRSSNGQMNGMKPSLSGYRSAQGPQRLPFPSGYKRQREYEEEEDDDEYDSEMEDFIEDEGEPQEEISKHIREIFGYDRKKYKDESDYALRYMESSWKEQQKEEAKSLRLGMQEDLEEMRREEEEMKRRKAKKLKKR comes from the exons ctttagaggagaaaaggagaaaagaagaactaGTGAAAAAGCGAATTGAGCTAAAACATGATAAGAAGGCAAGAGCTATGGCCAAGAGGACAAAGGATAATTTCCATGGTTACAACGGGATTCCCGTTGAGGAAAAGTCAAAGAAGAGGCAGGTGATGGAAAGCCACACTAGCCAGGGAACAGAACAAGAGTATGGGATGGAAGAAGATGATGAATTCTTAGAGTACAATCAAGCAGAGTCAGAGCAGGAGTATGAGGAGGAGCAAGAACCTCCCAAAGTTGAAAGCAAACCAAAGGTCCCCCTTAAAAGTGCCCCGCCACTCATGAACTTCACTGATCTACTCAGGCTGGCCGAGAAAAAGCAGTATGAACCAGTGGAGATCAAGGtagtgaagaaaacagaagagcgGCCTATGACTGCAGAAGAACTTCGGGAGCGAGAATTCCTTGAACggaaacagaggaaaaagagagctGAGACAGATGCAAGACTACCTCCAGCCAAAAAGGCACCTTCTCAGAAAGAAAGTGTGGGCACAAAACTTGGCAAGCACCCTTCCTCCAGGGGTACACCCCTCCCTCATGCTGAGAAGAAATCCAGACCCAGTACAGCCAATGAAAAACACTTAAGTGTGTCTTCATCCAAATCCATGCCAGGAGAGAGGACCAAAGCAGGATCTGGCAATTGCTCCCAGCCCTTACTTCGAGAGGGCCACGACAGACCTGTTTTCAATGGGGCTGGAAAGCCCCACTCCAGCACCTATTCACCAAGTGTCCCAAAGACTTCTGCTAAAGGGCCTCAGAAATCTGCTACTGAGCACAAAGCCAAAAAATCTCCTCCCCATCCTAGCCATTCCAGGCCTGGGCCTGTGGTTACCCCACACAATAAAGCCAAGAGTCCAGGTGTCGTCAGGCAGCCAGGCAGCAGCTCCAGCTCAGCTCCCGGGCGGCCCAGCACAGGGACTGCTCGGCCCACAGTTAGTTCTGGCCCCATGCCCAGGCGCCAGAATGGCAGCCCCAGCTCAGGACCTGAGCGATCAGTCAGTGGGACCAAGAGGCCAGCCAGTGACTTAAATCTCTCTGGACGGACACTCAGTGGTACAAGTGGCCCTGGGCATCCTGCAAATAGCTCAAGTGGACCTGGACGACCCACCACTGGCTCAGGTGATTCTAGGAAGTCTTTGGGCAGCTCTGGTGGCCCTGGGCGGCCTGTGAGCAGTCCGCATGACCTCCGACGACCAGTGAGTGGCTCTGGCCCCCCTGGGCGGCCAGTCAGTGGCCCTGGGCGGCCAGTCAATGGCCCTGGGCGGCCAGTCAGTGGCCCTGGGCGGCCAGTCAGTGGCTCAGTTCCAGCCGGACGGACAGTCAGTAGTTCAGGCCCTGGAAGACCAGTGAGCAGCTTGGGACCTGGGCGAACAGTTAGTAGCTCCGGTCTCCCCCTAAAACCCAAGTGTACTGTTGTCTCAGAAACAATTTCTTCCAAGAATATAATTAGCCGATCCAGcaatggacagatgaatggaatgAAGCCTTCCTTATCTGGCTACAGATCTGCCCAAG GTCCTCAAAGGCTTCCCTTCCCTAGTGGTTACAAAAGGCAACGAGAAtatgaagaggaggaagatgatgaTGAATATGACTCTGAAATGGAAGATTTTATCGAAGATGAAGGAGAACCTCAGGAAGAAATATCCAAGCACATTCGAGAAATCTTTGGCTATGACCGAAAAAA ATACAAAGATGAAAGTGATTATGCCTTACGTTACATGGAGAGTAGTTGGAAAgagcagcagaaggaagaagcaaagag tTTAAGACTAGGTATGCAGGAGGACTTAGAGGAAATGAGAcgtgaagaagaagaaatgaagcgTCGAAAGGCTAAGAAGCTGAAGAAGCGTTAG
- the SPTY2D1 gene encoding protein SPT2 homolog isoform X2 produces MAKRTKDNFHGYNGIPVEEKSKKRQVMESHTSQGTEQEYGMEEDDEFLEYNQAESEQEYEEEQEPPKVESKPKVPLKSAPPLMNFTDLLRLAEKKQYEPVEIKVVKKTEERPMTAEELREREFLERKQRKKRAETDARLPPAKKAPSQKESVGTKLGKHPSSRGTPLPHAEKKSRPSTANEKHLSVSSSKSMPGERTKAGSGNCSQPLLREGHDRPVFNGAGKPHSSTYSPSVPKTSAKGPQKSATEHKAKKSPPHPSHSRPGPVVTPHNKAKSPGVVRQPGSSSSSAPGRPSTGTARPTVSSGPMPRRQNGSPSSGPERSVSGTKRPASDLNLSGRTLSGTSGPGHPANSSSGPGRPTTGSGDSRKSLGSSGGPGRPVSSPHDLRRPVSGSGPPGRPVSGPGRPVNGPGRPVSGPGRPVSGSVPAGRTVSSSGPGRPVSSLGPGRTVSSSGLPLKPKCTVVSETISSKNIISRSSNGQMNGMKPSLSGYRSAQGPQRLPFPSGYKRQREYEEEEDDDEYDSEMEDFIEDEGEPQEEISKHIREIFGYDRKKYKDESDYALRYMESSWKEQQKEEAKSLRLGMQEDLEEMRREEEEMKRRKAKKLKKR; encoded by the exons ATGGCCAAGAGGACAAAGGATAATTTCCATGGTTACAACGGGATTCCCGTTGAGGAAAAGTCAAAGAAGAGGCAGGTGATGGAAAGCCACACTAGCCAGGGAACAGAACAAGAGTATGGGATGGAAGAAGATGATGAATTCTTAGAGTACAATCAAGCAGAGTCAGAGCAGGAGTATGAGGAGGAGCAAGAACCTCCCAAAGTTGAAAGCAAACCAAAGGTCCCCCTTAAAAGTGCCCCGCCACTCATGAACTTCACTGATCTACTCAGGCTGGCCGAGAAAAAGCAGTATGAACCAGTGGAGATCAAGGtagtgaagaaaacagaagagcgGCCTATGACTGCAGAAGAACTTCGGGAGCGAGAATTCCTTGAACggaaacagaggaaaaagagagctGAGACAGATGCAAGACTACCTCCAGCCAAAAAGGCACCTTCTCAGAAAGAAAGTGTGGGCACAAAACTTGGCAAGCACCCTTCCTCCAGGGGTACACCCCTCCCTCATGCTGAGAAGAAATCCAGACCCAGTACAGCCAATGAAAAACACTTAAGTGTGTCTTCATCCAAATCCATGCCAGGAGAGAGGACCAAAGCAGGATCTGGCAATTGCTCCCAGCCCTTACTTCGAGAGGGCCACGACAGACCTGTTTTCAATGGGGCTGGAAAGCCCCACTCCAGCACCTATTCACCAAGTGTCCCAAAGACTTCTGCTAAAGGGCCTCAGAAATCTGCTACTGAGCACAAAGCCAAAAAATCTCCTCCCCATCCTAGCCATTCCAGGCCTGGGCCTGTGGTTACCCCACACAATAAAGCCAAGAGTCCAGGTGTCGTCAGGCAGCCAGGCAGCAGCTCCAGCTCAGCTCCCGGGCGGCCCAGCACAGGGACTGCTCGGCCCACAGTTAGTTCTGGCCCCATGCCCAGGCGCCAGAATGGCAGCCCCAGCTCAGGACCTGAGCGATCAGTCAGTGGGACCAAGAGGCCAGCCAGTGACTTAAATCTCTCTGGACGGACACTCAGTGGTACAAGTGGCCCTGGGCATCCTGCAAATAGCTCAAGTGGACCTGGACGACCCACCACTGGCTCAGGTGATTCTAGGAAGTCTTTGGGCAGCTCTGGTGGCCCTGGGCGGCCTGTGAGCAGTCCGCATGACCTCCGACGACCAGTGAGTGGCTCTGGCCCCCCTGGGCGGCCAGTCAGTGGCCCTGGGCGGCCAGTCAATGGCCCTGGGCGGCCAGTCAGTGGCCCTGGGCGGCCAGTCAGTGGCTCAGTTCCAGCCGGACGGACAGTCAGTAGTTCAGGCCCTGGAAGACCAGTGAGCAGCTTGGGACCTGGGCGAACAGTTAGTAGCTCCGGTCTCCCCCTAAAACCCAAGTGTACTGTTGTCTCAGAAACAATTTCTTCCAAGAATATAATTAGCCGATCCAGcaatggacagatgaatggaatgAAGCCTTCCTTATCTGGCTACAGATCTGCCCAAG GTCCTCAAAGGCTTCCCTTCCCTAGTGGTTACAAAAGGCAACGAGAAtatgaagaggaggaagatgatgaTGAATATGACTCTGAAATGGAAGATTTTATCGAAGATGAAGGAGAACCTCAGGAAGAAATATCCAAGCACATTCGAGAAATCTTTGGCTATGACCGAAAAAA ATACAAAGATGAAAGTGATTATGCCTTACGTTACATGGAGAGTAGTTGGAAAgagcagcagaaggaagaagcaaagag tTTAAGACTAGGTATGCAGGAGGACTTAGAGGAAATGAGAcgtgaagaagaagaaatgaagcgTCGAAAGGCTAAGAAGCTGAAGAAGCGTTAG